From the genome of Bacteroidales bacterium:
TTGAATTATTGTTTAATTTTAGTTTGTATTTCTAAAATAATATGACATAATATAAAGTAATAAAATATAAAACAGCGTTAGCTTTTATCCGGTATCAGGAAATCATCAATTTCAAAACTCACCGAAAAAAAGTAAGACGCTCACGTTTGGCGTGGGCTGTTCTTATTTGGTAAGTGGGTGTTTGGTGATACCTCTGATACCGGCAAGTTACAGACTCACGCCTCTTATTTATAATTCTAACAGCTTTTGGGTCGGAGTTAAACAAAATTATTTATGATGAAAAAGATTATTACATTAATTATTTTTGCGTTTATTATAAACATAAATGCATATTCCGTTGAAAGTTATGTTATAAACAAAGTTAATTCGAATATTGAGTTATCGCAAGCAGGAGTAACACAAAGCTCTGTACAACCTGCAACTGTTAATAAGATAAAAAAACAAAGATTTGTTAAAATCAAGAAAAGAATAAAAGATATAAAGGAAGGTAATGATAAAAGTTGGGTTGCAGCATTACTTTTGTGCTTTTTTTTGGGAGCCTTAGGGATACATAGGTTTTATTTAGGTTATCCCGTAATAGGAGTTATTCAGTTGCTAACTTTGGGGTTTTTTGGAATATGGACTTTAATTGATTTTATTTTGATTATTGTTAAAGGGTTAAAGCCAAAAAATGGTGAATATACAGACTAATATAGAATACATATAATGAATGCTACAATATTAAGGGCTTTGCATCAAGAGGCCTTTAATATTTTTAAAGATACAAACAATAAACGCAGTAGTATTAAAGCTGCCATACCATTATTTAGGGCTTGCTTTAAAACGCTAAATATGTTGTAATTCAATACTTTATATTTGCATTTTTGCGATAAAGTGCAAGGTTTCTGAATGAAACATTTTAAAACCCTTGCACTTATTTTAATAAAACTACCAAATTTTTGCTGCTCAACTGCACATCTCTTTTGTATTTTGTTCAATTTGAAGTATTTATATACATCTACATCTCACAAAATCCAAAATAGACGCACATCTGAGCTTTTCAGCAAGCCCTAGTTAAACATTTGGGAAGTAACCTGTCCGTTTTACAACGGATAGTAGTTGAAAACGACTATAATGAAAAATCGAAGTTGCAAACTTCGATTAGCAGGGCTTAATGTTTTTTGTAATTATTTTTTTATCGGCAGGAATAACTTGTTTGCCGTCTCTGATTAGGGTGTGCCGCTCAATGGTATAACCGTATTGGTTGGCATAATGCCATGCAATAGGATTATCCGGAGCCCAACGTAATACAATTTCTGTATCGCTTACTTTTGCCAATACATGAATTTTTGGGTTCGGTTCTTCTGTTTGGCTTGTGTCTGCTTTGTTTATTTTTTGTGCTGTTGCTGAAAATGTTAGTTGCAGGATTAGTAACAGTATTGTTATGATTTTTATTTTTATTTTTGTTTGGGTTTGCATTTGTTTTCTTAATAAATAGTAAAATTTACATTTCCGGATATATTCTTAATTTCTTTTTCAGTAATTCTTCAAGTTCTTTTATACGTTTATTATTTTTTGCCAAAGGTGTTCCTTTTATATAAATACTCTTTAAGTTTATGCATGCATTCAGTTCCACCGGTAAATCTGAAATATTTGTATCACTTATTGCCAATTGTTCCAAGTTTATCAGTTTTCCTGTCTTTTTTGAAATTTCATTAATTGGATTTTTTGCTAAAATCAAATCATTTAAATTTATTAGTTT
Proteins encoded in this window:
- a CDS encoding TM2 domain-containing protein, whose amino-acid sequence is MMKKIITLIIFAFIININAYSVESYVINKVNSNIELSQAGVTQSSVQPATVNKIKKQRFVKIKKRIKDIKEGNDKSWVAALLLCFFLGALGIHRFYLGYPVIGVIQLLTLGFFGIWTLIDFILIIVKGLKPKNGEYTD